The Pseudomonas baetica genome includes a region encoding these proteins:
- the queD gene encoding 6-carboxytetrahydropterin synthase QueD codes for MEIFKEFTFESAHRLPHVPDGHKCGRLHGHSFKVALHLSGDLDPHTGWIRDFSEIKAIFKPLYERLDHNYLNDIPGLENPTSEVLAKFIWNEMKPLLPELSAIRIHETCTSGCIYRGE; via the coding sequence GTGGAAATCTTCAAAGAGTTTACCTTCGAATCCGCCCACCGCCTGCCGCACGTCCCGGACGGCCACAAGTGCGGGCGTCTGCACGGTCACTCGTTCAAAGTGGCGCTTCACCTGAGCGGCGACCTCGATCCGCACACTGGCTGGATTCGCGACTTCTCCGAGATCAAGGCGATTTTCAAGCCGCTCTACGAGCGTCTGGATCACAATTACCTGAACGACATTCCCGGCCTGGAAAACCCGACCAGTGAAGTGCTGGCCAAATTCATCTGGAATGAAATGAAGCCGCTGCTGCCGGAACTCAGCGCGATCCGCATTCACGAGACCTGCACCAGCGGTTGCATCTATCGCGGCGAATAA
- a CDS encoding patatin-like phospholipase family protein — MTAIHIKFPALTLKAGPRAMARIRAQGLNAADVGTLPGAAGGPKALGIQGLDLALFGEWLPSAPRERSLIGASVGSWRFASACLPDAAEGIRRLGHLYAEQNFNKGVTMAEISQSSQRMLNELLDGRDASILSNADYRLNIMVVRSQGRLADDHRGRLGLALGSVIADNLRGRARLSRHFERLIIHDPRLAPPVNALNDFPSRFVELNAGNLRQALLASGSIPMVMEGVRDLPGAGAGTFRDGGLLDYHLDLPYSGDGIVLYPHFTDRVIPGWFDKTLPWRRASVERLQDVLLLAPSKEYLARLPYGKLPDRNDFKRFMGDAPSRQKYWHAAMDESRRLGDEFLELTANGRLAERLLTL, encoded by the coding sequence ATGACAGCCATCCACATCAAATTCCCCGCCCTCACCCTCAAGGCCGGCCCTCGGGCCATGGCGCGCATACGTGCCCAGGGCCTGAACGCTGCCGACGTCGGCACCCTGCCCGGCGCGGCCGGTGGGCCGAAGGCGTTGGGGATTCAAGGGCTGGATCTGGCGCTGTTCGGTGAATGGCTGCCGAGTGCGCCCCGCGAGCGCTCGCTGATCGGCGCCTCGGTCGGTTCCTGGCGCTTCGCCAGCGCCTGCCTGCCGGACGCTGCCGAAGGCATCCGCCGTCTCGGCCACTTGTACGCCGAGCAGAACTTCAACAAAGGCGTGACCATGGCCGAGATCAGCCAGAGCTCGCAGCGCATGCTCAACGAACTGCTCGACGGCCGCGACGCGAGCATCCTGAGCAACGCCGATTACCGCTTGAACATCATGGTGGTCAGAAGCCAGGGCCGCCTCGCTGACGATCATCGCGGTCGCCTCGGGCTGGCGCTGGGTTCGGTGATTGCCGATAACTTGCGTGGCCGTGCGCGGCTGTCGCGGCACTTTGAACGGCTGATCATCCACGATCCGCGTCTGGCACCACCGGTCAATGCGCTGAACGACTTCCCGTCGCGCTTCGTCGAACTCAACGCCGGCAATTTGCGTCAGGCGCTGTTGGCCTCGGGCTCGATCCCGATGGTCATGGAAGGTGTGCGCGACTTGCCGGGCGCCGGGGCCGGGACGTTCCGCGATGGCGGTTTGCTCGACTACCACCTCGACTTGCCTTACAGCGGCGACGGCATCGTGCTCTATCCGCACTTCACCGACCGGGTGATTCCGGGCTGGTTCGACAAGACCCTGCCATGGCGCCGCGCTTCGGTGGAGCGCCTGCAGGACGTGCTGTTGCTCGCGCCTTCAAAGGAATATCTGGCGCGCCTGCCCTACGGCAAACTGCCTGACCGCAACGACTTCAAACGCTTCATGGGTGATGCGCCGAGCCGGCAGAAATACTGGCACGCCGCGATGGACGAGAGCCGGCGACTGGGCGACGAATTCCTCGAACTGACTGCCAACGGTCGCCTCGCCGAGCGCTTGCTGACCCTTTAG
- a CDS encoding PepSY domain-containing protein, which yields MKTLTALSLASIVGLTASLAHARDLGPDEALRLRDAGTIVSFEKLNATALARHPGSTITETELEEEYGKYIYQVEMRDPQGLEWDLELDAVSGQVLKDHQDT from the coding sequence ATGAAAACCCTGACTGCCCTGTCCCTCGCCTCGATCGTTGGCCTCACCGCCAGCCTCGCTCATGCACGCGATCTGGGGCCTGATGAAGCCCTGCGTCTGCGCGACGCTGGTACTATCGTCTCCTTCGAGAAGCTCAATGCCACGGCACTGGCCAGACACCCAGGTTCAACGATCACCGAAACCGAGCTGGAAGAAGAGTACGGCAAGTACATCTACCAGGTCGAAATGCGCGATCCGCAAGGCCTGGAGTGGGATCTGGAATTAGACGCGGTCAGCGGGCAGGTTCTCAAGGATCATCAGGATACGTAA
- a CDS encoding PepSY domain-containing protein, whose amino-acid sequence MKVNVRATSRTALALVIFCSAAMARDLDQDEALKLRQRGVILPLEQVLQQAMDRYPGSKLLEVELEEKHDVYIYEVELLTAEGVARELHLKADTGELVKDKED is encoded by the coding sequence ATGAAGGTTAATGTTCGCGCCACCAGCCGTACCGCGTTGGCGCTTGTGATTTTCTGCTCGGCGGCGATGGCCCGCGACCTCGATCAGGACGAAGCCCTGAAGCTGCGTCAGCGCGGGGTGATTCTGCCGCTGGAGCAAGTGCTGCAGCAGGCCATGGATCGCTATCCCGGGTCGAAACTGCTGGAAGTCGAGCTGGAAGAGAAACACGACGTCTACATTTATGAAGTCGAGTTGCTGACGGCTGAGGGCGTGGCGCGTGAGCTGCACCTGAAAGCCGATACCGGCGAACTCGTGAAAGACAAGGAAGATTGA
- a CDS encoding response regulator transcription factor, whose product MRLLLVEDHVPLADELIAGLQRQGYAVDWLADGRDAVYQGSSEPYDLIILDLGLPGVPGLEVLAQWRAGGLSIPVLILTARDSWAERIEGLKAGADDYLTKPFHPEELHLRVQSLLRRSKGQANQTTLKAAGLHLDEGRQCVTRDGADIQLTAAEFRLLRYFMLHPEQILSKSHLAEHLYDGETERDSNVLEVHVNHLRRKLGKSVIETRRGQGYLFGGQAS is encoded by the coding sequence ATGCGTTTGCTTCTGGTGGAAGACCACGTGCCGCTGGCCGACGAACTGATCGCCGGCCTGCAACGTCAAGGCTACGCGGTGGATTGGCTGGCGGACGGCCGCGACGCGGTGTATCAGGGCAGCAGCGAGCCCTATGACCTGATCATCCTCGACCTCGGTCTGCCCGGCGTGCCGGGGCTTGAGGTGCTGGCGCAGTGGCGCGCGGGCGGCTTGTCGATCCCGGTGCTGATCCTGACCGCGCGCGATTCCTGGGCCGAGCGCATCGAAGGCCTCAAGGCCGGCGCGGACGATTACCTGACCAAACCGTTTCACCCCGAAGAGCTGCACCTGCGCGTTCAGTCGCTGCTGCGTCGTTCCAAGGGGCAGGCCAATCAGACCACGCTCAAGGCTGCCGGCCTGCATCTGGACGAGGGTCGCCAGTGCGTGACCCGCGATGGCGCCGACATTCAGCTGACGGCGGCGGAATTCCGTTTGCTGCGCTATTTCATGCTGCACCCGGAACAGATCCTCTCCAAAAGCCACCTCGCCGAACATCTCTACGACGGTGAAACCGAGCGCGACTCCAACGTCCTCGAAGTCCATGTCAATCACCTGCGCCGCAAACTCGGCAAAAGCGTGATCGAAACCCGTCGCGGCCAGGGTTACCTGTTCGGCGGGCAAGCTTCGTGA
- a CDS encoding sensor histidine kinase: MRSIQRRLSLGLISVMVVVGLVLAQTSLWLFEVGLQRYLEAGLRNDSESLLVALVRGPQGLQLDERHLSPAYQRPFSGHYFRIDFAESHWRSRSLWDQDLPLLEHPGLHSNLQLGPDGQQLLVLRSDYRRLGQSISISVAQDYTPVRESFQRMRQIGLGLGLAGLLLILFLQRLTVRRALKPLEKAREQIAQLQQGQRSQLDDQVPVELEPLVAQINHLLAHTEDSLKRSRNALGNLGHALKTPLAVLLSLASSEKLDDHPELRKILKEQLEQVQQRLNRELNRARLSGDALPGALFDCDAELPGLLATLNMIHGEHLALSYVAPPGLQLPWDREDLLELLGNLLDNACKWADAEVRLSVLERTDGFALSVEDDGPGIPEEQRAQVFSRGTRLDEQTHGHGLGLGIVRDIVDTWGGLLVLGESEWGGLKVVIELPKR; the protein is encoded by the coding sequence GTGAGGTCGATCCAGCGCCGCTTGAGCCTGGGGTTGATCAGCGTGATGGTGGTCGTTGGCCTGGTGCTGGCACAAACCAGTCTGTGGTTGTTTGAAGTGGGTTTGCAGCGTTACCTCGAAGCCGGGTTGCGCAACGACAGCGAAAGTCTGCTGGTGGCGCTGGTCCGCGGCCCGCAAGGGTTGCAGCTGGATGAGCGGCACCTGTCGCCGGCCTATCAGCGACCGTTTTCCGGGCATTATTTCCGCATCGATTTCGCCGAGAGCCACTGGCGCTCGCGCTCGTTGTGGGATCAGGACCTGCCGCTGCTGGAGCACCCCGGTCTGCACAGCAATCTGCAACTGGGGCCGGATGGTCAGCAGTTGCTGGTGCTGCGCTCGGACTATCGGCGCCTGGGCCAGTCGATCTCGATCAGCGTCGCGCAGGATTACACCCCGGTGCGCGAGAGTTTCCAGCGTATGCGCCAGATTGGCCTGGGCCTGGGGTTAGCCGGGTTGCTGCTGATTCTGTTTCTGCAACGGCTGACTGTACGTCGCGCCTTGAAGCCGCTGGAAAAGGCCCGTGAACAAATCGCCCAATTGCAGCAGGGCCAGCGTTCACAACTCGATGATCAGGTGCCGGTGGAGCTGGAGCCGCTGGTGGCGCAGATCAACCATTTGCTCGCGCACACCGAAGACAGCCTCAAGCGTTCGCGTAATGCGCTGGGCAATCTGGGCCATGCGCTGAAAACACCGTTGGCGGTGCTGTTGAGTCTGGCGTCGAGCGAAAAACTCGATGACCATCCTGAGCTGCGCAAGATCCTCAAGGAACAGCTGGAGCAGGTGCAGCAGCGGCTCAACCGTGAGCTGAATCGCGCACGGTTGTCCGGCGATGCGCTGCCGGGGGCGCTGTTTGATTGCGACGCGGAACTGCCGGGGCTGTTGGCGACCCTGAACATGATCCATGGCGAGCATCTGGCGTTGAGCTACGTGGCGCCGCCGGGGCTGCAACTGCCGTGGGATCGTGAGGATTTGCTGGAACTGCTCGGCAACCTGCTGGACAACGCCTGCAAATGGGCGGATGCCGAGGTGCGCTTGAGTGTGCTTGAGCGCACTGACGGCTTTGCCCTGAGCGTGGAAGATGACGGCCCGGGGATTCCCGAAGAGCAGCGTGCTCAGGTGTTCAGCCGTGGGACTCGGCTGGATGAGCAGACCCATGGGCATGGGTTGGGATTGGGGATTGTGCGCGATATCGTCGATACGTGGGGCGGGTTGCTGGTGCTGGGCGAGAGCGAGTGGGGCGGGTTGAAGGTCGTCATCGAGTTGCCCAAACGCTGA
- a CDS encoding methyl-accepting chemotaxis protein, with amino-acid sequence MEQQYRQVDQVATASHEMSATAQDVARSAAQAAEAAKDADRATRQGLTVIDRTTASIDTLAADMSAAMVQVEGLAANSEKIGAVLETIRAIAEQTNLLALNAAIEAARAGEAGRGFAVVADEVRNLARRTQESVEETRQVIEQLQSGTQDVVGSMGNSHRQAQGSVEQVGQAVTALHQIGEAVTVISDMNLQIASAAEEQSAVAEEINNNVATIRDVTESLSGQANESARVSQSLNSLANQQQGLMDQFRV; translated from the coding sequence ATGGAGCAGCAGTACCGTCAGGTTGATCAGGTTGCCACCGCGTCCCACGAAATGAGCGCCACCGCCCAGGACGTCGCCCGCAGCGCCGCCCAGGCTGCCGAAGCCGCCAAGGATGCTGATCGCGCCACCCGTCAGGGCCTGACCGTAATTGATCGCACCACCGCCAGCATCGACACCCTCGCCGCCGACATGAGCGCAGCGATGGTGCAGGTCGAAGGTCTGGCCGCCAACAGCGAGAAAATCGGCGCCGTGCTGGAAACCATCCGCGCCATCGCCGAACAGACCAACCTGCTGGCGCTCAACGCGGCGATTGAGGCGGCGCGGGCCGGTGAAGCCGGACGCGGTTTTGCCGTGGTCGCCGACGAAGTCCGCAACCTCGCCCGACGCACGCAGGAATCGGTGGAAGAAACCCGTCAGGTGATCGAACAATTGCAAAGCGGTACGCAGGACGTGGTCGGCTCGATGGGCAACAGCCATCGTCAGGCGCAAGGCAGTGTTGAACAGGTTGGCCAAGCGGTGACTGCACTGCACCAGATCGGTGAGGCGGTGACGGTGATCAGCGACATGAACTTGCAGATTGCCAGTGCCGCCGAAGAGCAGAGCGCGGTGGCTGAGGAGATCAACAACAACGTGGCGACGATTCGCGATGTCACGGAGTCGCTGTCCGGGCAGGCCAATGAGTCGGCGCGGGTCAGCCAGTCGCTGAACAGCCTGGCGAATCAGCAGCAGGGTTTGATGGATCAGTTTCGCGTCTAA
- a CDS encoding Na+/H+ antiporter family protein: MNAVIAAVGVMLILSLSRVHVVIALIVGALVGGLTGGLGIDATLKAFNSGLGGGATVALSYALLGAFAVAIAKSGLAHALADRALAMVDRQHSTGGGSVKWLLIGLLWVVAIASQNILPIHIAFIPLLVPPLLYVLTKLQLDRRLIACVMTFGLITPYMFLPVGFGNIFLNEILLANIARSGVDISGINVTHAMGIPALGMVFGLAMAFISYRKKRVYDLGKIEQVEQVAVQYNPLSLMIAGVAIAAAFIVQLLLDSMIIGALVGFLIFSVSGIVKWRETDDLFTEGMKMMAMIGFIMIAASGFAEVMKATGQVQTLVESSASWINHSKGIGALLMLLVGLLVTMGIGSSFSTVPILAAIFVPLCVQLGFSPIAIVCIVGTAGALGDAGSPASDSTLGPTSGLNIDGQHHHIWDTVVPTFLHYNLPLLAFGWVAAMVL; the protein is encoded by the coding sequence ATGAATGCAGTGATTGCTGCGGTCGGCGTCATGCTGATCCTCAGCCTGTCCCGCGTGCACGTGGTGATCGCCTTGATCGTCGGTGCATTGGTCGGCGGCCTGACCGGAGGCCTGGGCATCGACGCCACGCTCAAAGCGTTCAACAGCGGCTTGGGTGGTGGGGCGACGGTGGCGTTGTCCTACGCGTTGCTCGGCGCTTTCGCTGTGGCGATTGCCAAGTCCGGCTTGGCCCACGCGTTGGCCGACAGGGCGCTGGCGATGGTCGATCGTCAGCACAGCACCGGCGGTGGTAGCGTCAAATGGCTGCTGATCGGCCTGTTGTGGGTGGTGGCGATTGCCTCACAGAACATCCTGCCGATCCATATCGCGTTCATTCCGCTGCTGGTACCGCCGCTTTTATATGTGCTGACCAAGCTGCAACTGGATCGACGCCTGATCGCCTGCGTCATGACCTTCGGCCTGATTACCCCGTACATGTTTTTGCCGGTGGGCTTCGGCAACATCTTCCTCAATGAAATCCTGTTGGCCAACATTGCCCGCAGCGGCGTTGACATCAGTGGCATCAACGTTACCCACGCCATGGGGATTCCGGCGCTGGGCATGGTCTTCGGCTTGGCAATGGCCTTCATCAGTTACCGCAAGAAGCGTGTCTACGATCTGGGGAAAATCGAGCAGGTCGAGCAGGTGGCGGTGCAGTACAACCCGCTGAGCCTGATGATCGCCGGTGTGGCGATTGCCGCCGCGTTCATCGTGCAACTGCTGCTGGACTCGATGATTATCGGTGCTCTGGTCGGCTTCCTGATCTTTTCGGTGTCGGGCATCGTCAAGTGGCGCGAGACGGATGATCTCTTCACCGAAGGCATGAAGATGATGGCGATGATCGGCTTCATCATGATCGCCGCCTCCGGTTTTGCCGAAGTGATGAAGGCCACCGGTCAGGTGCAGACCCTCGTCGAGTCGTCGGCGTCGTGGATCAACCACAGCAAGGGCATCGGCGCACTGTTGATGTTGCTGGTGGGGCTGCTGGTGACCATGGGCATTGGTTCGTCTTTCTCCACGGTGCCGATTCTGGCGGCAATCTTTGTGCCGCTGTGCGTACAACTCGGTTTCAGCCCGATCGCCATCGTCTGCATCGTCGGTACCGCCGGGGCGCTGGGCGATGCCGGTTCGCCGGCTTCGGACTCGACGTTGGGCCCCACGTCCGGATTGAACATCGACGGCCAGCATCACCATATCTGGGACACCGTGGTGCCGACGTTCCTGCATTACAACCTGCCACTGCTGGCGTTCGGCTGGGTGGCCGCGATGGTTCTGTAA
- a CDS encoding LysR family transcriptional regulator, with amino-acid sequence MHGLNELGFKALRLFVAVLDHGSFSEVARREGVAPSSISRQIQLMEQALNQQLLYRHTRAVTPTEAGRMLGHHARLVLVQLEEAEQALQEQQSEPTGLVRINAPVVFGQRHLTPWLGQLCARYPKLQLDIQQTDHYVDPLQEGADLLFRIGPLHDSSMQARILAPHRFQVAASPAYLKRHGTPQQPENLAQHQCLAYKGATGQQRWFFRQGQGDWTPYSVKGPITGNHADTLTQAAEQGLGLVMFPSWLIGEAVREGTLVPVLREYQVSNSLEPQQIAVLWPGSRRLSVKVRTVIDFFVECFGEVPYWDRP; translated from the coding sequence ATGCACGGGCTTAATGAACTGGGATTCAAGGCACTCAGGCTGTTTGTGGCGGTGCTCGACCACGGCAGTTTCTCCGAAGTCGCCCGCCGCGAAGGCGTGGCGCCCTCGTCGATTTCCCGGCAGATCCAGTTGATGGAACAAGCCCTGAATCAACAATTGCTCTACCGCCACACCCGCGCGGTCACGCCGACCGAGGCCGGGCGCATGCTTGGCCATCATGCGCGGCTGGTGCTGGTGCAACTGGAAGAAGCCGAACAGGCGTTACAGGAACAGCAAAGCGAACCCACTGGCCTTGTGCGAATCAACGCCCCGGTGGTGTTTGGTCAACGCCATCTGACGCCGTGGCTCGGCCAGTTGTGCGCGCGCTATCCGAAGCTGCAGCTGGACATCCAGCAAACCGACCACTACGTCGACCCGTTGCAGGAAGGCGCCGATCTGTTGTTTCGTATCGGCCCGCTGCACGACTCCAGCATGCAGGCGCGAATTCTGGCGCCGCACCGCTTTCAGGTCGCCGCCAGCCCCGCCTACCTCAAACGCCATGGCACACCGCAACAGCCAGAGAATCTGGCGCAGCATCAATGCCTGGCCTACAAAGGCGCGACTGGCCAGCAGCGCTGGTTTTTCCGTCAGGGTCAGGGGGACTGGACGCCCTACTCAGTCAAAGGCCCGATCACCGGCAACCACGCCGACACGTTGACGCAAGCCGCCGAACAGGGTTTGGGGCTGGTGATGTTTCCGTCATGGCTGATTGGCGAAGCGGTACGCGAAGGCACGCTGGTGCCGGTGCTGAGGGAGTATCAGGTGTCGAACAGCCTGGAACCGCAACAGATTGCGGTGCTGTGGCCGGGGAGCCGCAGGTTGTCGGTGAAGGTGCGGACGGTGATTGATTTTTTTGTCGAATGCTTCGGCGAGGTGCCCTACTGGGACAGACCGTAG
- a CDS encoding DMT family transporter translates to MQTLDEVSVAPPVAKPGLRLLLLPLVILAGMGLSVEAGLLGPLGVQVGHLWATLSIFGVGSAILFLLLLFSGPQQGPALNTLPRWQLIGGFLGPMYVVVLTLATPHIGIAMTMIAILSGQVGKSVLIDHFGWFGAARKKVNAERWLALLLIVAALVLIARG, encoded by the coding sequence ATGCAGACGTTGGATGAGGTAAGTGTTGCGCCGCCGGTGGCCAAGCCGGGGTTGCGATTGTTGTTGCTGCCGCTGGTGATTCTGGCAGGCATGGGTTTGTCGGTCGAGGCCGGGTTGCTCGGGCCATTGGGGGTGCAGGTCGGGCATCTGTGGGCGACCTTGAGCATTTTCGGCGTGGGTTCGGCGATTCTGTTTTTGCTGCTGTTGTTCAGCGGCCCGCAACAAGGGCCGGCGTTGAACACATTGCCGCGCTGGCAGTTGATCGGCGGTTTTTTGGGGCCGATGTATGTGGTGGTGCTGACGTTGGCCACGCCGCATATCGGTATCGCCATGACGATGATCGCGATTCTGTCGGGGCAGGTGGGCAAGAGTGTGTTGATTGACCATTTCGGCTGGTTCGGCGCGGCGCGCAAGAAGGTCAACGCTGAGCGGTGGCTGGCGCTGTTGTTGATTGTTGCTGCACTTGTCTTGATTGCTCGGGGTTGA
- a CDS encoding DMT family transporter: MMNLIILLAVVVAAGAVLSVQAAINGRLGETVGVLRSSLLTFAVGALVTGLLILFFEPAHAVSLLDVPKWQLSGALFGVVYMIVMVGAVPRIGTAVATVAVIVGQLGMGMLIDNFGWLGNPAIDLSSSRILAMVCLGLALVFMYRSSVRSSD; encoded by the coding sequence ATGATGAATCTGATTATTTTGTTGGCCGTGGTGGTCGCGGCAGGTGCGGTGTTGAGTGTTCAGGCGGCGATCAATGGGCGTCTGGGGGAAACCGTTGGGGTGTTGCGCAGTAGTTTGCTGACGTTTGCCGTGGGGGCGTTGGTTACCGGGTTGTTGATTCTGTTTTTTGAACCGGCCCATGCGGTGAGTTTGCTCGATGTGCCGAAATGGCAGCTCAGCGGTGCGTTGTTTGGCGTGGTGTATATGATCGTGATGGTCGGTGCGGTGCCTCGGATCGGTACGGCGGTGGCGACGGTGGCGGTGATTGTCGGGCAGCTTGGGATGGGGATGTTGATTGATAATTTTGGCTGGTTGGGGAATCCGGCGATCGATCTTTCTTCGAGTCGGATTTTGGCGATGGTTTGTTTGGGGTTGGCGTTGGTGTTTATGTATCGCAGTAGTGTTCGCTCATCTGACTGA
- a CDS encoding IS3 family transposase (programmed frameshift): protein MTKQRRSFSAEFKREAAGLVLDQGYSHIEASRSLGVVESALRRWVNQLQQERTGVTPQSKALTPEQQKIQELEARIARLEREKSIFKKGYRALDVGRARAHALIDQLSPQEPVDWLCAVFDVTRSCYYAHRLRRRTPDVERLRLRSRVNELFTQSRSAAGSRSIVSMMQEDGEQIGRFKVRGLMRELELVSKQPGSHAYKQATVERPDIPNILNREFDVPAPNQVWCGDITYIWAQGKWHYLAVVMDLYARRVVGWALSNKPDADLVIKALDMAYEQRGRPQGLLFHSDQGSQYGSRQFRQRLWRYRMRQSMSRRGNCWDNAPMERVFRSLKTEWIPTVGYMTAQEAHRDISHYLMHRYNWIRPHQFNNGLAPAQAEKKLNVVSGIS, encoded by the exons ATGACCAAACAACGTCGTTCTTTTTCCGCTGAATTCAAACGCGAGGCCGCAGGCCTCGTGCTCGATCAAGGCTATAGCCATATCGAAGCCAGCCGCTCGCTTGGTGTGGTTGAGTCCGCGTTGCGCCGCTGGGTTAATCAGCTTCAGCAGGAGCGCACTGGCGTTACTCCGCAGAGTAAAGCGCTGACGCCAGAGCAACAGAAAATCCAGGAATTGGAAGCTCGAATCGCTCGACTTGAGCGGGAGAAATCCATTT TTAAAAAAGGCTACCGCGCTCTTGATGTCGGAAGAGCACGAGCGCACGCGCTGATTGATCAACTGAGCCCCCAAGAGCCGGTTGATTGGCTTTGCGCAGTCTTTGACGTCACTCGTTCGTGTTACTACGCCCATCGTCTCAGGCGCCGAACTCCAGACGTTGAGCGGCTTCGGTTGCGCAGCCGGGTTAACGAACTGTTTACGCAAAGTCGAAGCGCCGCCGGTAGCCGCAGCATCGTGTCGATGATGCAGGAAGACGGCGAGCAAATTGGGCGGTTCAAGGTGCGAGGCCTGATGCGGGAACTGGAGTTGGTCAGTAAACAACCTGGATCACATGCCTACAAACAAGCGACGGTTGAGCGGCCTGACATTCCGAACATATTGAATCGAGAGTTTGATGTGCCGGCGCCGAATCAGGTCTGGTGTGGCGACATCACCTACATCTGGGCTCAAGGGAAATGGCATTACCTGGCTGTCGTTATGGATCTTTACGCGCGCCGAGTGGTGGGCTGGGCGCTGTCGAACAAGCCGGATGCGGATCTGGTCATCAAGGCGTTGGACATGGCTTACGAACAGCGTGGCAGGCCTCAAGGGCTTCTGTTTCACTCGGATCAGGGCTCGCAATATGGCAGTCGCCAGTTTCGCCAACGGCTCTGGCGTTACCGCATGCGCCAAAGCATGAGCCGTCGTGGAAACTGCTGGGATAACGCGCCGATGGAGCGTGTGTTTCGCAGCTTGAAAACTGAATGGATACCGACCGTGGGCTACATGACAGCTCAAGAAGCGCACCGCGACATCAGTCATTACCTGATGCATCGGTACAACTGGATTAGACCGCACCAATTCAACAACGGACTGGCCCCAGCTCAGGCCGAGAAAAAACTTAACGTCGTGTCCGGGATTAGTTGA
- a CDS encoding metallothionein: protein MPDRKCDCPGCKCTIKEGEHSYAVHGKHYCCEACAHHHKSGEECSSKGCHCAHPK from the coding sequence ATGCCTGATAGAAAATGCGATTGTCCGGGATGCAAGTGCACCATCAAGGAAGGTGAACATTCCTACGCCGTGCACGGCAAACACTACTGCTGCGAAGCCTGCGCCCACCACCACAAAAGTGGCGAGGAGTGCTCAAGCAAAGGCTGTCATTGCGCGCATCCGAAGTAA
- a CDS encoding DUF6555 family protein, with product MNNAKLFVIDYTLHGKPKSFIIRSDKMDNAEAWHWASCDAGVGRIPRFGREKVQKTSKPMAERFGVENVKWRPAS from the coding sequence ATGAACAACGCAAAACTGTTTGTCATCGATTACACCCTTCACGGCAAGCCCAAGTCGTTCATTATCCGTTCGGACAAAATGGACAACGCCGAGGCGTGGCACTGGGCAAGTTGCGACGCGGGTGTGGGTCGTATCCCGCGTTTCGGCCGTGAAAAAGTGCAGAAGACCAGTAAACCGATGGCGGAAAGATTTGGCGTGGAGAACGTCAAATGGCGACCGGCGAGCTAG
- a CDS encoding AraC family transcriptional regulator, with translation MLAMALAAPPDLSDTDVPVQPLARTYPRGLYIEPHEHVWGQLLYAMSGVMWVETPHEALVVPPHRAVWLPPGVPHGIRVVSDLQMRNIYLRPALAATLDPSVQVIEVGGLLRELIVGLVEQGDSGEPEYYEALVGLALLELKRARRSPLKIPLPDDSDRRLMSVCQAVMASPSLEIPFEQHADDAGASVRTLARLFKDRLGMGFAEWRRQVQLATAVAELIQGVAVSVIARELGYSPSSFSDMFRRELGVAPSQFAVEHD, from the coding sequence ATGCTCGCCATGGCCCTTGCCGCGCCTCCCGATCTCAGTGATACCGATGTGCCCGTGCAGCCGCTGGCGCGCACCTATCCGCGTGGTTTGTATATTGAGCCGCATGAGCATGTCTGGGGCCAGTTGCTGTATGCGATGAGCGGGGTGATGTGGGTCGAGACCCCGCACGAGGCGTTGGTGGTGCCGCCGCATCGGGCGGTGTGGTTACCTCCCGGGGTACCGCACGGGATTCGGGTGGTGTCGGATTTGCAGATGCGCAATATCTATCTGCGCCCGGCGTTGGCGGCGACGCTGGATCCGTCGGTGCAGGTGATCGAGGTCGGCGGGTTGCTGCGTGAGTTGATCGTCGGGCTGGTGGAGCAGGGCGACAGCGGCGAGCCTGAGTATTACGAGGCGTTGGTCGGGTTGGCGTTGCTGGAGCTGAAACGCGCCAGGCGTTCGCCGTTGAAGATCCCGCTGCCGGACGATTCCGATCGGCGCTTGATGAGCGTGTGTCAGGCAGTGATGGCCTCGCCGTCGCTGGAGATTCCTTTCGAGCAGCACGCGGATGACGCCGGAGCCAGCGTGCGTACGTTGGCGCGGTTGTTCAAGGACCGCCTCGGCATGGGCTTCGCCGAATGGCGGCGCCAGGTGCAACTGGCGACGGCGGTGGCGGAGTTGATTCAGGGTGTCGCGGTCAGTGTCATTGCCCGTGAGCTGGGGTATTCGCCGAGCAGTTTCAGCGACATGTTCCGCCGCGAACTGGGCGTGGCGCCCTCACAATTTGCTGTGGAACACGATTAA